The proteins below are encoded in one region of Mycolicibacterium neworleansense:
- a CDS encoding aldehyde dehydrogenase family protein — protein MGIRGVIFEHIYPATGRPNGTLTLAGPAEIDNAVQAAAKAQREWVSLTVDRRRDLLIGLADVVHEHLDELAELNVTDYAVPISFAGTAVLLERFLRHFAGYADKPHGVTTPVNGSFDINLVEREPYGVVGVITPWNGALVVTGSCVAPALAAGNAVVLKPSELAPFAALRFGELCLEAGLPEGLVTVAPADAEGGGALVRHPGIGKIAFTGGGATARKVLQSAATNLTPVVTELGGKSANLIFADADLDLAASLSAHQGPLMQSGQSCACASRILVHDAVYDRFLEKFLGVVGAARIGDPMDPTTTFGPVISQGAADRILSAVDTAVSSGAGELLLGGKRIDSEGYYVEPTVFGDVDNGSELAQLETFGPVVSVMRFRDEDEAVRIANDTPYGLNAFVQTTDLNRAHRVARRLESGSVWINQFSDISPQGPYGGYKESGSGRTGGIEGLHEFQQVKNIRIAVR, from the coding sequence GCACATCTACCCGGCCACGGGCCGGCCGAACGGAACCCTGACGCTGGCCGGTCCGGCCGAGATCGACAATGCGGTGCAGGCAGCAGCCAAAGCACAACGCGAATGGGTTTCCCTGACCGTCGACCGGCGGCGGGACCTGCTGATCGGCCTGGCCGACGTGGTGCACGAACACCTCGACGAACTCGCCGAACTCAATGTGACCGACTACGCGGTGCCGATCTCTTTCGCCGGCACCGCAGTGCTTCTCGAACGGTTCCTGCGACACTTCGCGGGCTACGCCGACAAGCCGCACGGGGTGACGACGCCGGTCAACGGATCGTTCGACATCAACCTCGTCGAGCGGGAGCCGTACGGCGTCGTCGGCGTCATCACGCCGTGGAACGGCGCCTTGGTGGTCACCGGCTCATGCGTCGCCCCGGCGCTCGCCGCCGGCAATGCCGTCGTGCTCAAGCCGTCGGAGTTGGCACCGTTCGCGGCGCTGCGTTTCGGCGAGCTGTGCCTGGAAGCTGGATTGCCGGAGGGTCTGGTCACCGTTGCCCCCGCCGATGCCGAGGGCGGCGGCGCCCTGGTGCGTCATCCGGGTATCGGCAAGATCGCCTTCACCGGGGGCGGCGCGACGGCGCGTAAGGTATTGCAGTCTGCCGCAACGAATCTGACGCCGGTGGTCACCGAGCTGGGCGGCAAATCGGCCAACCTCATCTTCGCCGACGCCGACCTCGATCTGGCCGCATCGCTGTCGGCCCACCAGGGTCCGCTCATGCAATCAGGGCAGAGCTGCGCCTGCGCGAGCCGGATACTCGTCCACGACGCGGTCTACGACCGATTCTTGGAGAAGTTCCTCGGCGTGGTCGGTGCGGCCCGCATCGGTGACCCGATGGATCCGACCACCACGTTCGGGCCGGTGATCAGCCAGGGCGCCGCCGATCGGATCCTCTCTGCGGTGGACACCGCGGTGTCCAGCGGGGCAGGCGAACTGCTGTTGGGCGGCAAGCGGATCGACAGCGAGGGCTACTACGTCGAACCGACAGTTTTCGGCGACGTGGACAACGGCTCGGAGCTCGCACAGTTGGAGACCTTCGGGCCGGTGGTCTCGGTGATGAGGTTCCGCGACGAGGACGAGGCCGTGCGGATCGCCAACGACACCCCGTACGGCCTCAACGCCTTCGTCCAGACGACCGATCTCAACCGTGCCCATCGGGTGGCGCGCCGGCTGGAATCCGGGTCGGTCTGGATCAACCAGTTCAGCGACATCTCTCCCCAGGGTCCCTACGGCGGTTACAAGGAGAGCGGCTCCGGCCGCACCGGCGGTATCGAGGGCCTGCACGAGTTCCAGCAGGTGAAGAACATCCGGATCGCCGTGCGCTGA
- a CDS encoding DeoR/GlpR family DNA-binding transcription regulator, protein MLPVERQEAIVEAVGTAQVVSTDELVRRLGVSAETVRRDLAFLEERGALRRVHGGAAAVADHRPIEPSYSERTMIRHQAKAQLARVAAGLLENGQTVIIDIGTTAVAVAQAIPRAFTGTVITPSLPVAVELADRPGIELLLAGGRVRAGDLACSNAHTKSFFTDVYADIALLGSGGVDAVAGLTDFHLDEIDVRRTIIANSARSYILADSSKLGQVAPYRVCDLGAVNGLITDQSTDLAVESAFAETGGVVMPARPASA, encoded by the coding sequence GTGCTGCCAGTTGAGCGTCAAGAGGCGATCGTCGAGGCCGTAGGCACCGCCCAGGTGGTGAGCACCGACGAACTCGTCCGCCGCCTTGGGGTCTCGGCCGAGACCGTGCGCCGCGACCTGGCGTTTCTCGAGGAACGCGGAGCACTGCGCCGGGTACACGGCGGGGCCGCCGCGGTCGCCGACCACCGGCCCATCGAGCCCTCCTACTCCGAGCGCACGATGATCCGCCACCAGGCGAAAGCCCAACTTGCCCGGGTCGCCGCGGGGCTGCTCGAAAACGGGCAGACGGTGATCATCGACATCGGGACCACCGCCGTCGCCGTTGCCCAGGCCATCCCGCGCGCGTTCACCGGCACCGTGATCACCCCGTCGCTGCCGGTCGCGGTGGAACTCGCCGACCGCCCGGGAATCGAGCTGCTGCTGGCCGGCGGACGGGTCCGGGCCGGCGACCTGGCCTGCTCGAACGCCCACACGAAGTCCTTCTTCACCGACGTCTACGCCGACATAGCCCTGCTCGGATCCGGCGGGGTGGACGCGGTAGCCGGGCTCACCGACTTCCATCTCGACGAGATCGACGTACGCCGCACGATCATCGCCAACAGCGCGCGCAGCTACATCCTCGCCGACTCGTCCAAACTCGGACAGGTCGCGCCCTACCGGGTGTGCGATCTGGGCGCCGTCAACGGACTGATCACCGACCAGAGCACCGACCTGGCCGTCGAATCCGCCTTCGCAGAGACGGGAGGTGTGGTCATGCCGGCCCGGCCGGCAAGCGCCTGA
- a CDS encoding amino acid permease encodes MTNSSTSPYGYTETLERGTGKFASFAVAFAFVSIATGIFTTYGSVLNSSGPMGIWTWPIVIIGQVAVALLLGSLAARIPVTGYAYQWVSRLANPILGWITGWISFTFLAIVVVAVDYTVAATVVPALFDFTGTPLTSFEITAGVLLLQAILVGLSTKWTERVNNFAVTAELIGMIALVVLLFIVGVLAHKLSVGNLFSRGDIPAEGYWSFGTATSVGPWMLGFLLGAFTIVGFESAANLAEETKTPEIVVPRAMWQAVLASGILGFLFLLVVTAAVNDPTTLAQSGTPIADIIRDILGSFVGTALLVLVAIAIFACGLVILMSGVRLVWAMSRDQRFPGWQVLHKVSPRFRTPANATVFMAATSAVILGIFSTSTDALFKLFSAATLLPASIYAITIALYIATRKKLPASTGFSLGRWEVPVLVVAVVWLVFELSLFRDASFKDPWLYVLAMVAIGAVYLGYLLITRGRDGLKMPEMASIDAELDAELDAVK; translated from the coding sequence ATGACAAATTCTTCCACATCGCCGTACGGCTACACCGAGACCCTGGAACGCGGAACCGGCAAATTCGCCTCGTTCGCCGTGGCATTCGCGTTCGTCTCGATCGCCACCGGGATCTTCACCACCTACGGCAGCGTGCTCAACAGCTCGGGCCCGATGGGCATCTGGACCTGGCCGATCGTCATCATCGGCCAGGTGGCGGTGGCTCTGCTGCTCGGCTCACTGGCCGCCAGGATCCCGGTGACCGGATACGCCTACCAGTGGGTGTCGCGGTTGGCCAACCCCATCCTCGGCTGGATCACCGGCTGGATCTCGTTCACCTTCCTGGCGATCGTCGTGGTCGCCGTGGATTACACCGTCGCCGCCACCGTGGTGCCCGCGCTGTTCGACTTCACCGGGACACCGTTGACGTCGTTCGAGATCACCGCGGGAGTGCTACTGCTGCAGGCGATCCTGGTCGGTCTCTCGACCAAATGGACCGAACGGGTCAACAACTTCGCGGTCACCGCGGAGCTGATCGGCATGATCGCGCTCGTTGTCCTGCTCTTCATCGTCGGCGTGCTCGCCCACAAACTCTCGGTCGGCAACCTGTTCTCCCGCGGCGACATCCCGGCTGAGGGGTACTGGAGCTTCGGCACCGCCACCTCGGTCGGCCCGTGGATGCTCGGCTTCCTGCTCGGTGCCTTCACCATCGTCGGCTTCGAGTCGGCCGCCAACCTCGCCGAGGAAACCAAGACGCCCGAAATCGTTGTGCCGCGCGCCATGTGGCAGGCCGTGCTGGCCTCCGGCATTCTGGGCTTCCTGTTCCTGTTGGTGGTGACCGCCGCCGTCAACGATCCGACCACCCTGGCCCAGTCCGGCACACCCATCGCCGACATCATCCGCGACATCCTCGGCTCATTCGTGGGCACCGCGCTGCTCGTCCTCGTGGCGATCGCGATCTTCGCCTGCGGCCTGGTGATCCTGATGAGCGGCGTGCGTCTGGTCTGGGCCATGTCACGTGATCAGCGCTTCCCGGGATGGCAGGTGCTGCACAAGGTTTCACCGCGCTTCCGCACCCCGGCGAATGCCACCGTGTTCATGGCAGCCACCTCGGCGGTGATCCTCGGCATCTTCTCGACCAGCACCGATGCGTTGTTCAAGCTGTTCTCCGCCGCCACCCTGCTGCCCGCCTCGATCTATGCCATCACCATCGCGCTCTACATCGCGACCCGCAAGAAGTTGCCGGCCAGCACCGGTTTCAGCCTCGGGCGCTGGGAGGTGCCGGTCCTCGTGGTCGCCGTCGTGTGGCTGGTGTTCGAGCTGTCACTGTTTCGCGACGCATCCTTCAAGGACCCGTGGCTGTACGTCCTGGCAATGGTCGCGATCGGTGCGGTCTACCTCGGCTACCTGCTGATCACCCGCGGCCGCGACGGCCTCAAGATGCCCGAAATGGCCTCGATCGACGCCGAACTGGATGCCGAACTGGATGCCGTGAAATGA
- a CDS encoding FGGY family carbohydrate kinase, whose protein sequence is MTVLAIDQGTSGTKAIVVDPEQGVVGLAEVPVHPRYLDGGGVEQDPAELLESVLGAGRAALEQAGRSVDAVSLANQGETVLAWDPGTGKPLSPAIVWQDRRAESLCAELSPHGEMLAARTGLVLDPYFSAPKMAWLRRNVESAGVITTSDTWLLHQLTGEFVTDATTASRSAAVELGARDWSPELLALFGLDGEQLPRIAANDETIGTTSAFGAEVPVGGIVVDQQAALLAEACLESGMAKCTFGTGAFLLSNTGTTPVRSTAGLTSSVAWRVGGTDTFCIDGQVYTAASAVKWLTSLGVISSAAEMDTIAETDSGGVLCIPALAGLAAPWWKSHATATISGMSLSTGRGHIVLAVLQGIAAQVAELVSAIDADAPPLTRLRADGGLTQSAVLMQACADILQVPVDVYPSAHATALGAAALARLSLSPDKAVADVVTDWTPSAGYEPRWSAARATEFRTAWRELATTTYNQEIS, encoded by the coding sequence ATGACGGTACTGGCCATCGACCAAGGCACCTCGGGGACGAAGGCGATCGTTGTCGACCCCGAACAGGGCGTGGTCGGTCTGGCCGAGGTTCCGGTCCATCCGCGCTACCTCGACGGCGGAGGCGTCGAGCAGGATCCGGCAGAACTGCTGGAGTCCGTGCTCGGCGCCGGCCGCGCCGCACTCGAGCAGGCCGGCCGCTCCGTCGACGCGGTTTCGCTGGCGAATCAGGGCGAAACCGTGCTGGCCTGGGACCCCGGCACGGGCAAGCCCCTGTCCCCGGCCATCGTGTGGCAGGACCGCCGGGCCGAGTCCCTGTGTGCAGAACTGAGCCCACACGGGGAGATGCTGGCCGCTCGCACCGGTTTGGTCCTCGACCCGTATTTCTCCGCGCCGAAGATGGCCTGGTTGCGTCGCAATGTCGAGAGTGCCGGCGTGATCACCACGTCCGACACCTGGCTGCTACACCAGCTCACCGGCGAGTTCGTCACCGACGCCACCACGGCCAGCCGGTCGGCCGCCGTGGAACTGGGCGCCCGCGACTGGAGCCCCGAGCTGCTGGCCTTGTTCGGCCTCGACGGCGAACAACTGCCCCGCATTGCCGCCAACGACGAGACCATCGGCACCACATCGGCTTTCGGAGCAGAAGTGCCGGTGGGCGGCATCGTCGTGGACCAGCAGGCTGCGCTGCTGGCCGAGGCGTGCCTTGAATCGGGCATGGCCAAGTGCACCTTCGGCACCGGCGCGTTCCTGCTGTCCAACACCGGGACCACCCCGGTGCGCTCCACCGCGGGCCTGACCTCGTCGGTAGCCTGGCGGGTCGGCGGCACTGACACGTTCTGCATCGACGGCCAGGTCTACACCGCGGCATCCGCCGTCAAATGGCTCACCTCGCTCGGCGTGATCAGTTCAGCCGCAGAGATGGACACCATCGCCGAGACCGACAGCGGGGGCGTACTTTGCATACCCGCACTGGCCGGCCTGGCCGCACCGTGGTGGAAATCCCATGCCACCGCGACCATCTCGGGGATGAGCCTGTCGACGGGACGCGGCCACATCGTGCTGGCGGTGCTGCAGGGTATCGCCGCGCAGGTCGCCGAGCTGGTTTCGGCGATCGACGCCGACGCACCGCCGCTGACCCGGCTGCGGGCCGACGGCGGGCTCACCCAATCCGCGGTGCTGATGCAGGCCTGCGCCGACATCCTGCAGGTTCCCGTCGACGTCTATCCCTCAGCGCATGCCACCGCGCTCGGTGCCGCCGCACTGGCCCGGCTCAGCCTGTCGCCGGACAAGGCGGTGGCCGACGTCGTCACCGACTGGACCCCGTCGGCCGGCTACGAACCTCGATGGAGCGCGGCACGCGCCACCGAATTCCGAACGGCCTGGCGCGAACTCGCCACGACCACGTACAACCAGGAGATTTCATGA
- a CDS encoding NAD(P)/FAD-dependent oxidoreductase, producing the protein MSTPSGPDEFDVVVIGAGIVGSAIARELSGYRLSVALLEARDDVGDGTSKANTAILHTGFDAKPGTLESAMVSRGCQLLSEYAVRTGIPVEHTGAILVAWDDEQLEALPGLKEKAEANGYHRCEIVDTTAVYAAVPDLGPGALGGLTVPDESIICTWTVNLALATDAVNRGATLLTDHRMERVETGAEITTLHTSAGPVRTRWVVNAAGLGADVIDNLFGFSRFTVTPRRGELIVYDKLARPLVDKIVLPVPTARGKGVLVSPTIYGNVMLGPTSEDLSDRTATGTSETGFEFLLEKGRALMPRLLQEEVTATYAGLRAAIDHADYLIEADPAQHYLLVGGIRSTGLTAGMAIAEYARDQLISAGLVLIPAGELPDPPRMPNLGEAFPRPYQQAEKIAADPAYGRIVCFCERVTEGELRDACHSVIPPSALEGLRRRTRVMNGRCQAFFCGAEVQSVFERESQENYQ; encoded by the coding sequence ATGAGCACCCCGAGTGGACCCGACGAGTTCGACGTCGTGGTCATCGGAGCAGGCATCGTCGGATCGGCCATAGCGCGCGAGTTGTCTGGATACCGACTCTCGGTGGCCCTGCTCGAAGCCCGCGACGATGTCGGCGACGGCACCAGCAAGGCCAATACCGCGATCCTGCACACCGGATTCGACGCCAAACCCGGCACGCTGGAATCCGCCATGGTCAGCCGCGGCTGTCAACTGCTGTCCGAGTACGCGGTCCGCACCGGGATCCCTGTCGAGCACACCGGCGCCATCCTGGTGGCCTGGGACGACGAACAGCTCGAGGCCCTGCCCGGGCTGAAAGAGAAGGCCGAGGCCAACGGGTATCACCGGTGCGAGATCGTCGACACCACAGCCGTGTACGCCGCGGTTCCCGATTTGGGGCCAGGCGCCCTCGGCGGGCTCACCGTGCCGGATGAGTCGATCATCTGCACCTGGACGGTCAACCTCGCGCTGGCCACCGATGCCGTCAACCGCGGCGCGACCCTGCTGACCGATCACCGGATGGAACGCGTCGAGACCGGCGCCGAGATCACCACGCTGCACACCTCCGCCGGCCCCGTACGCACCCGGTGGGTGGTCAACGCGGCCGGACTGGGAGCCGACGTCATCGACAACCTGTTCGGTTTCTCCCGATTCACCGTCACCCCGCGCCGTGGCGAACTCATCGTCTACGACAAGCTGGCCCGGCCACTGGTCGACAAGATCGTGCTGCCGGTACCGACGGCGCGCGGCAAGGGTGTTCTGGTCAGCCCCACCATCTACGGCAACGTCATGCTCGGCCCCACCTCCGAGGACCTCAGCGACCGCACCGCGACCGGGACCTCGGAGACCGGCTTCGAGTTCCTGCTGGAAAAGGGGCGCGCGCTGATGCCACGTCTGCTGCAGGAGGAGGTCACCGCGACCTATGCCGGGCTGCGCGCCGCCATCGACCACGCCGACTACTTGATCGAGGCCGACCCGGCGCAGCACTACCTGTTGGTCGGCGGAATCCGCTCGACCGGGCTGACCGCGGGCATGGCGATCGCCGAATACGCTCGCGATCAACTGATCTCGGCCGGACTCGTGTTGATCCCGGCCGGTGAACTGCCCGACCCGCCGCGGATGCCCAACCTCGGCGAGGCATTCCCCCGTCCCTACCAGCAGGCCGAGAAGATCGCGGCCGACCCCGCCTACGGCCGGATCGTGTGCTTCTGCGAACGGGTCACCGAAGGTGAACTGCGCGACGCCTGCCATTCGGTCATCCCACCCTCGGCCCTCGAAGGCCTCCGTCGGCGCACCCGCGTGATGAACGGCCGCTGCCAGGCATTCTTCTGCGGCGCCGAGGTGCAGTCGGTCTTCGAGCGGGAATCTCAGGAGAACTACCAGTGA
- a CDS encoding NAD(P)/FAD-dependent oxidoreductase: MSTYDVAIIGGGPAGLTAAAELGRGSKLNVVVLERESEAGGIPRHSDHPGYGIRDMKTFIGGPAYARRLVRAAAAAGAEIRTSTMVTGWAGDRSLELTSPTGRETLDARAIILATGARERARPARMIPGDRPSGVYTTGQLQNTVHLQHRSVGKRAVIVGAELVSYSAVLTLKHAGCETVLMTSEYPSPESYGVFNIAGRTPLLGVEVATTTRVTRIIGKGVVAGVEVENTRTGQRRIVACDTVVFTGDWIPDHELARSAGLDMDPSSLGPVVDTALRTSREGVFAIGNLLHPVDTADIAALDGRHVAAQVRRYLGGTTTPEHGVRIEAGAPLRWVAPGLLRPGDPAPARHRLLLWTDTLVRIPKVVARQDGKVIGRKTLPWPASPGRVFRVPSSILDAVDHRGGPVSLSLG, encoded by the coding sequence GTGAGCACTTACGACGTCGCGATCATCGGCGGCGGGCCCGCGGGCCTGACCGCGGCCGCCGAGCTCGGTCGCGGCTCAAAACTGAATGTGGTTGTGCTGGAACGCGAGTCCGAGGCCGGCGGCATTCCGCGGCACAGTGACCACCCGGGCTACGGCATCCGCGACATGAAGACGTTCATCGGCGGGCCGGCATACGCGCGTCGCCTGGTCCGTGCGGCAGCCGCGGCCGGGGCCGAGATCCGGACCAGCACCATGGTCACCGGCTGGGCGGGCGACAGGTCGCTGGAGCTCACCTCGCCCACCGGCCGCGAGACGCTCGACGCACGTGCGATCATCCTCGCCACCGGCGCCCGCGAGCGGGCCCGTCCGGCCCGGATGATCCCCGGTGACCGGCCCAGTGGTGTCTACACCACCGGTCAGCTGCAGAACACCGTGCACCTGCAGCACCGCAGTGTCGGCAAGCGCGCCGTCATCGTCGGCGCCGAACTGGTGAGCTACTCGGCGGTCCTCACCCTCAAGCATGCCGGATGCGAAACCGTCCTGATGACAAGCGAATACCCGTCGCCCGAGTCCTACGGAGTGTTCAACATCGCCGGCCGCACCCCGCTGTTGGGCGTCGAGGTCGCCACGACCACCCGGGTCACCCGCATCATCGGCAAGGGCGTCGTCGCCGGTGTGGAGGTCGAGAACACCCGCACCGGACAACGCCGCATCGTGGCCTGCGACACCGTGGTCTTCACCGGCGACTGGATTCCCGACCACGAGCTCGCCCGATCGGCCGGCCTCGACATGGACCCGAGCAGTCTGGGGCCGGTCGTCGACACCGCACTACGGACCAGCCGGGAGGGGGTGTTCGCGATCGGCAATCTGCTGCACCCGGTGGACACCGCCGACATCGCCGCCCTCGACGGTCGCCACGTGGCCGCCCAGGTACGTCGTTACCTGGGCGGTACCACCACGCCGGAGCACGGGGTACGCATCGAAGCCGGCGCCCCGCTGCGCTGGGTCGCGCCGGGCCTGCTGCGGCCCGGCGACCCGGCACCGGCACGGCACCGGCTCCTGCTGTGGACCGACACCCTGGTGCGCATTCCGAAAGTGGTTGCCCGCCAGGATGGCAAGGTCATCGGTCGCAAGACCCTGCCGTGGCCCGCCTCGCCGGGCCGGGTGTTCCGGGTGCCGTCGAGCATCCTCGACGCGGTCGACCACCGCGGCGGGCCGGTCAGCCTTTCACTGGGGTGA
- a CDS encoding cytochrome P450, producing the protein MTDLASVDYFADPAVAQDPYEYYEYLRSNGPVFAEPHHGVVAVTGYQEVMAAFKDHASFSAVNAIGGLFPPLPFEPEGDDISEQIEAHRHLFPIHEHMVVMDPPQHERARSLLSKLLTPRRLKENEDYMWQLVDHQLDQFIDNGKCEFLSEYAKPFATSAIIDLLGVPEEDRPEFLAALGAERPEGNRVGALDGEPVGLDPLQYLDDKFAGYLAERRREPRGDVLSGMATATYPDGSTPELLEVVKPATFLFAAGQETVTKLLTAAVQTLGDYPQYQQALRENPDGIPTFIEEALRMHAPTKVDFRLVRKTTTLGGVHLKAGTIVMLCLGAANRDPRKFEDPQEFRPDRKNVREHIAFGRGIHTCAGAPLARVEGQITVRRLLDRMRDIGIDESAHGPARQRNYNYEPTFLLRGLTELNITFTPVKG; encoded by the coding sequence ATGACCGATCTCGCCTCCGTCGACTACTTCGCCGATCCGGCCGTCGCCCAGGATCCGTACGAGTACTACGAATATCTGCGCAGCAACGGGCCGGTGTTCGCCGAACCTCATCACGGTGTGGTGGCGGTGACCGGCTATCAGGAAGTCATGGCGGCGTTCAAGGACCACGCGTCGTTCTCCGCGGTGAACGCGATAGGCGGTCTGTTCCCGCCGTTGCCCTTCGAGCCCGAGGGCGACGACATCAGCGAGCAGATCGAGGCGCACCGCCACCTGTTCCCGATCCACGAGCACATGGTGGTGATGGACCCGCCGCAGCATGAGCGGGCCCGCTCGCTGCTGAGCAAGCTGCTCACACCGCGGCGGCTCAAGGAGAACGAGGACTACATGTGGCAGCTGGTCGATCACCAGCTCGACCAGTTCATCGACAACGGTAAATGCGAGTTCCTGTCGGAGTACGCCAAGCCCTTCGCCACTTCGGCGATCATCGACCTGTTGGGTGTTCCGGAGGAGGACCGCCCCGAATTCCTTGCCGCCCTGGGTGCGGAGCGGCCGGAGGGCAACCGGGTCGGGGCGCTCGACGGTGAGCCGGTGGGGCTCGACCCACTGCAGTACCTGGATGACAAGTTCGCGGGATATCTCGCGGAGCGCCGCCGCGAGCCGCGCGGCGACGTCCTTTCCGGCATGGCCACCGCCACGTATCCCGACGGCTCCACGCCGGAACTCCTGGAGGTGGTGAAACCGGCGACGTTCCTGTTCGCCGCCGGCCAGGAGACCGTCACCAAGCTGCTCACGGCCGCGGTCCAGACCCTGGGCGACTACCCGCAGTACCAGCAGGCGCTGCGTGAGAACCCGGACGGCATACCGACTTTCATCGAGGAGGCGCTGCGCATGCACGCCCCGACGAAGGTCGACTTCCGGCTGGTCCGCAAGACCACCACACTCGGCGGCGTGCATCTGAAGGCCGGCACGATCGTGATGCTCTGCCTCGGCGCGGCCAACCGGGATCCCCGAAAGTTCGAGGATCCCCAGGAGTTCCGCCCCGACCGCAAGAACGTCCGCGAGCACATCGCATTCGGTCGTGGCATCCACACCTGCGCCGGGGCGCCGCTGGCCCGGGTGGAAGGGCAGATCACCGTCCGCCGCCTGCTGGATCGCATGCGCGACATCGGGATCGACGAGTCCGCACATGGGCCGGCTCGGCAGCGGAACTACAACTACGAGCCGACGTTCCTGCTGCGGGGCCTCACCGAACTGAACATCACGTTCACCCCAGTGAAAGGCTGA
- a CDS encoding ferredoxin: protein MSATPVRVDAGLCEGHALCIQLAPEVFDLSDDEVASAARTDGQWDQDTWDNVKSAVDACPRQAISLLNTSTKGQ, encoded by the coding sequence ATGAGCGCGACCCCGGTCCGGGTCGACGCCGGCCTGTGTGAAGGCCATGCCCTGTGCATCCAACTTGCCCCTGAGGTGTTCGACCTGTCCGACGACGAGGTGGCCAGCGCTGCCCGGACCGACGGACAGTGGGATCAAGATACCTGGGACAACGTGAAATCTGCCGTCGACGCCTGCCCGCGTCAGGCGATCAGCCTGCTCAACACCAGCACGAAAGGCCAGTGA
- a CDS encoding TetR/AcrR family transcriptional regulator has product MAAARAAKEKDAGTRKRLIEATAQVIRDEGYAAATTRRIAAVAGVRSALVYYYFDTLDDLFISVLRSGADAALARLREAITTDDPLRALWLINSDSRVTGLNTEFMALANHRKAIGVELKAYSERVRDIEATAMAGVLRAHGVDMEEFPPVVMSMLLTQSARSLCNEEAVGVTEGHAEFRAFVERFLRRFGTGQAAT; this is encoded by the coding sequence ATGGCGGCGGCGCGGGCGGCCAAGGAGAAGGACGCCGGCACCCGCAAGCGCCTCATTGAGGCAACCGCCCAGGTCATCCGGGACGAGGGCTACGCGGCGGCCACCACCCGGCGCATAGCAGCGGTGGCCGGTGTGCGTTCGGCTTTGGTGTACTACTACTTCGACACCCTCGACGACCTGTTCATCTCGGTGCTGCGCAGCGGTGCCGACGCGGCCCTGGCGCGGCTGCGCGAGGCGATCACCACCGACGATCCGCTCCGCGCCCTGTGGCTGATCAACTCCGACTCGCGGGTCACCGGGCTCAACACCGAATTCATGGCCCTGGCCAATCACCGCAAGGCGATCGGCGTCGAACTCAAGGCCTACTCGGAGCGGGTCCGCGACATCGAAGCGACCGCCATGGCGGGAGTGCTGCGCGCCCACGGTGTGGACATGGAGGAATTCCCCCCGGTGGTGATGTCGATGCTGCTCACGCAGTCCGCCCGCAGCCTGTGCAACGAAGAGGCGGTCGGCGTGACCGAGGGCCACGCCGAGTTCCGCGCCTTCGTCGAGCGGTTCCTGCGCCGGTTCGGTACCGGTCAGGCCGCTACTTGA